In Procambarus clarkii isolate CNS0578487 chromosome 13, FALCON_Pclarkii_2.0, whole genome shotgun sequence, the following are encoded in one genomic region:
- the LOC138364470 gene encoding streptococcal hemagglutinin-like: protein MLETPASVLLETPASVLVETHASVMLETPASVLLETPASVMLETPASMSLETPASILLETPASVSLETPTSELLETPASVSLETPASVSLETLVSILLDTPASVLLETSASVLLEIPASVILETPASVSLETPASVLLETPASVSLETPASVSLETPASMLLETPDSMLLETLASVFMLLDTAASVSLETPTSELLKTPASVLLETHASVSLETPASVSLETPVSVSLCTPVSVLLETPASVMLETPARV, encoded by the exons atgctggagacacctgccagcgtgttactggagacccctgccagcgtgttagtAGAGACCCATGCCagcgtgatgctggagacccctgccagcgtgttgctggagacccctgccagcgtgatgctggagacccctgccagcatgtcgctggagacccctgccagcatattgttggagacccctgccagcgtgtcgctGGAGACCCCGACCAGcgagttgctggagacccctgccagcgtgtcgctggagacccctgccagcgtgtcgctGGAGACCCTTGTCAGCATATTGTTGGACACACCTGCCAGCgtattgttggagacctctgccagcgtgttgctggagatccccgcCAGCGtgatactggagacccctgccagcgtgtcgctggagacccctgctagcgtgttactggagacccctgccagcgtgtcgctggagacccctgccagcgtgtcgctggagacccctgccagcatgttgttggagaCACCTGACAGCATGTTGTTGGAGACACTTGCCAGCgtatt catgttgttggacACCGCTGCCAGCGTGTCGCTGGAGACCCCGACCAGCGAGTTGCtaaagacccctgccagcgtgttactggagacccatgccagtgtgtcgctggagacccctgccagcgtgtcgctGGAGACGCCTGTCAGCGTGTCGCTGtgtacccctgtcagtgtgttgctggagacccctgccagcgtgatgctggagacacctgccagggtgtag
- the LOC138364471 gene encoding signal transducer and activator of transcription 2-like — protein sequence MLETPASVLLETPASVLVETHASVMLETPASVLLETPASVMLETPASMSLETPASILLETPASVSLETPTSELLETPTSELLETPASVSLETLVSILLETPASVLLETSASVLLEIPASMMLETPASVLLETPASVMLETPASMTLETPASVLLETPASMLLETPASQQVSGVGDT from the coding sequence atgctggagacacctgccagcgtgttactggagacccctgccagcgtgttagtAGAGACCCATGCCagcgtgatgctggagacccctgccagcgtgttgctggagacccctgccagcgtgatgctggagacccctgccagcatgtcgctggagacccctgccagcatattgttggagacccctgccagcgtgtcgctGGAGACCCCAACCAGcgagttgctggagaccccgaccagcgagttgctggagacccctgccagcgtgtcgctGGAGACCCTTGTCAGCATATTGTtggagacacctgccagcgtattgttggagacctctgcaagcgtgttgctggagatccccgcCAGCatgatgctggagacccctgccagcgtgttgctggagacccctgccagcgtgatgctggagacccctgccagcatgacgctggagacccctgccagcgtattgttggagacccctgccagcatgttgttggagacccctgccagccaaCAGGTGTCAGGTGTTGGAGACACCTGA
- the LOC138364473 gene encoding platelet glycoprotein Ib alpha chain-like: MLETPARVSLETPTSELLEIPASVLLETPASVSLETPASVSLETPVSVSLCTPASVSLETPASVSLETPTRELLETPASVLLETPASVSLETPASVSLETPASVSLWTPCHRVAGDPCQRVAGDPCQHVA; the protein is encoded by the coding sequence atgctggagacccctgccagagtgtCGCTGGAGACCCCGACCAGcgagttgctggagatccctgccagcgtgttactggagacccctgccagtgtgtcgctggagacccctgccagcgtgtcgctGGAGACGCCTGTCAGCGTGTCGCTGtgtacccctgccagcgtgtcgctggagacccctgccagcgtgtcgctGGAGACCCCGACCAGggagttgctggagacccctgctagcgtgttactggagacccctgccagcgtgtcgctggagacccctgccagcgtgtcgctggagacccctgccagcgtgtcgctGTGGACCCCCTGCCACCGTgtcgctggagacccttgccagcgtgtcgctggagacccctgccagcatgttgcttga
- the LOC138364472 gene encoding platelet glycoprotein Ib alpha chain-like: MLETPARVSLETPTSELLEIPASVLLETPASVSLETPASVSLETPVSVSLCTPASVSLETPASVSLETPTRELLETPASVLLETPASVSLETPASVSLETPASVSLWTPCHRVAGDPCQRVAGDPCQHVA, from the coding sequence atgctggagacccctgccagagtgtCGCTGGAGACCCCGACCAGcgagttgctggagatccctgccagcgtgttactggagacccctgccagtgtgtcgctggagacccctgccagcgtgtcgctGGAGACGCCTGTCAGCGTGTCGCTGtgtacccctgccagcgtgtcgctggagacccctgccagcgtgtcgctGGAGACCCCGACCAGggagttgctggagacccctgctagcgtgttactggaaacccctgccagcgtgtcgctggagacccctgccagcgtgtcgctggagacccctgccagcgtgtcgctGTGGACCCCCTGCCACCGTgtcgctggagacccttgccagcgtgtcgctggagacccctgccagcatgttgcttga